The Cuculus canorus isolate bCucCan1 chromosome 5, bCucCan1.pri, whole genome shotgun sequence genome window below encodes:
- the NUDT14 gene encoding uridine diphosphate glucose pyrophosphatase NUDT14 isoform X2, with protein sequence MVRRSSVFTVLRVLLHKFSLGSSQREEDRRPHPAIAPQAGLQGRELPVALSWEPPRAAGPARLGRPGSALPGSSLARPSPLGCALLCLARLSPAHLALLCPHGSALPGSAHPDLPAQLDPSQLSSARLSWAQPGPARSALAQPCLLSWVLPSSAPPGPAQLGSVLRGSAQTAPSQLSSALPSWVLSGSALPGPAWPCPARLCPARLCPAQPRLCQAVPARSPLARLGPARSAVPTRPFPAQPCPAGSFPAQPRPCPAAAARASPLPPPPPPAGGRCPAGWRPSSCWRSSPAPPPSTCARSASATGRSPENWYLQQWQECKA encoded by the coding sequence ATGGTGAGAAGGTCCTCCGTCTTCACAGTCCTCCGTGTCCTTCTCCACAAATTTTCTCTTGGCTCCTCTCAGAGGGAAGAGGACAGGAGACCCCATCCTGCCATAGCTCCGCAGGCCGGCCTGCAAGGGAGGGAGCTGCCAGTTGCGCTGAGCTGGGAGCCACCACGGGCAGCAGGTCCTGCCCGCTTGGGTAGGCCTGGCTCAGCCCTGCCCGGCTCCAGCCTGGCTCGGCCCAGCCCGCTtggctgtgctctgctctgcctggcaCGGCTCAGCCCTGCCCACTTGGCACTGCTCTGTCCGCACGGTTCGGCCCTGCCAGGTTCTGCCCACCCAGACCTACCAGCTCAGCTGGATCCatcccagctcagctctgcccgGCTCAGCTGGGCCCAGCCGGGTCCTGCCCGCTCTGCCCTGGCTCAGCCCTGTCTGCTCAGCTGGGTccttcccagctcagctccGCCCGGCCCTGCCCAGCTTGGCTCAGTCCTACGAGGCTCTGCCCAGACGGCTCCTTCCCAActcagctcagccctgcccAGCTGGGTCCTTTCTGGCTCAGCCCTGCCAGGCCCCGCTTGGCCCTGCCCGGCTCGGCTCTGCCCAGCTCGGCTctgcccagctcagcccaggcTCTGCCAAGCCGTCCCTGCCCGCTCTCCCCTGGCTCGCCTCGGCCCTGCCCGCTCTGCCGTGCCCACTCGGCCCTTCCCCGCTCAGCCCTGCCCAGCCGGGTCCTTCCCGGCCCAGCCCCGTCCCTGCCCGGCCGCGGCTGCGCGggcctctccccttcctcctcctcctcctcctgctggcgGCCGCTGCCCGGCAGGATGGAGGCCATCGAGTTGCTGGCGCTCCAGCCCTGCGCCTCCTCCCTCTACCTGCGCCCGTTCCGCCTCTGCTACCGGCAG
- the NUDT14 gene encoding uridine diphosphate glucose pyrophosphatase NUDT14 isoform X3 codes for MVRRSSVFTVLRVLLHKFSLGSSQREEDRRPHPAIAPQAGLQGRELPVALSWEPPRAAGPARLGRPGSALPGSSLARPSPLGCALLCLARLSPAHLALLCPHGSALPGSAHPDLPAQLDPSQLSSARLSWAQPGPARSALAQPCLLSWVLPSSAPPGPAQLGSVLRGSAQTAPSQLSSALPSWVLSGSALPGPAWPCPARLCPARLCPAQPRLCQAVPARSPLARLGPARSAVPTRPFPAQPCPAGSFPAQPRPCPAAAARASPLPPPPPPAGGRCPAGWRPSSCWRSSPAPPPSTCARSASATGRMALRSSGIL; via the coding sequence ATGGTGAGAAGGTCCTCCGTCTTCACAGTCCTCCGTGTCCTTCTCCACAAATTTTCTCTTGGCTCCTCTCAGAGGGAAGAGGACAGGAGACCCCATCCTGCCATAGCTCCGCAGGCCGGCCTGCAAGGGAGGGAGCTGCCAGTTGCGCTGAGCTGGGAGCCACCACGGGCAGCAGGTCCTGCCCGCTTGGGTAGGCCTGGCTCAGCCCTGCCCGGCTCCAGCCTGGCTCGGCCCAGCCCGCTtggctgtgctctgctctgcctggcaCGGCTCAGCCCTGCCCACTTGGCACTGCTCTGTCCGCACGGTTCGGCCCTGCCAGGTTCTGCCCACCCAGACCTACCAGCTCAGCTGGATCCatcccagctcagctctgcccgGCTCAGCTGGGCCCAGCCGGGTCCTGCCCGCTCTGCCCTGGCTCAGCCCTGTCTGCTCAGCTGGGTccttcccagctcagctccGCCCGGCCCTGCCCAGCTTGGCTCAGTCCTACGAGGCTCTGCCCAGACGGCTCCTTCCCAActcagctcagccctgcccAGCTGGGTCCTTTCTGGCTCAGCCCTGCCAGGCCCCGCTTGGCCCTGCCCGGCTCGGCTCTGCCCAGCTCGGCTctgcccagctcagcccaggcTCTGCCAAGCCGTCCCTGCCCGCTCTCCCCTGGCTCGCCTCGGCCCTGCCCGCTCTGCCGTGCCCACTCGGCCCTTCCCCGCTCAGCCCTGCCCAGCCGGGTCCTTCCCGGCCCAGCCCCGTCCCTGCCCGGCCGCGGCTGCGCGggcctctccccttcctcctcctcctcctcctgctggcgGCCGCTGCCCGGCAGGATGGAGGCCATCGAGTTGCTGGCGCTCCAGCCCTGCGCCTCCTCCCTCTACCTGCGCCCGTTCCGCCTCTGCTACCGGCAG